The following coding sequences are from one Purpureocillium takamizusanense chromosome 14, complete sequence window:
- the ISU1 gene encoding iron-binding protein (EggNog:ENOG503P2QP~COG:C) yields MLPLRASFRAIRALPSPAAVATTVGRRAAVTSRVPAATRSYHDKVIDHYSRPRNPGSMDKKDPSVGTGLVGAPACGDVMKLQIKVDEKTGTITDAKFKTFGCGSAIASSSYLTTLVKGMRLDDAAKIRNVDISKELCLPPVKLHCSMLAEDAIKAAIADYHGKNPKASISDLAGTARTLEKETAAA; encoded by the exons atgctTCCCCTGCGCGCGTCCTTCCGCGCGATTCGGGccctgccgtcgcccgccgccgtcgccaccaccgtcgGCCGCAGAGCCGCCGTCACCTCCCGCGTACCGGCCGCAACCCGCTCCTACCACGACAAAG TCATCGACCACTACAGCCGGCCGCGGAATCCCGGGTCCATGGACAAGAAGGACCCGTCCGTCGGgacgggcctcgtcggcgcccccGCCTGCGGCGACGTCATGAAGCTCCAGATCAAggtcgacgagaagacgggcaCCATCACCGACGCCAAGTTCAAGACGTTTGGCTGCGGCTCTGCCATCGCCAGCTCCAGCTACCTGACCACGCTCGTCAAGGGCATGCGGT TGGATGACGCCGCCAAGATCCGCAACGTCGACATCTCCAAGGAACtctgcctccctcccgtcaAGC TCCACTGCTCtatgctcgccgaggacgccatCAAGGCTGCCATCGCCGACTATCACGGCAAGAACCCCAAGGCCTCCATCtccgacctcgccggcaccgcgcggacgctggagaaggagacggccgcggcctaA
- a CDS encoding uncharacterized protein (EggNog:ENOG503NUI5~MEROPS:MER0000405~TransMembrane:1 (i98-119o)~COG:O), giving the protein MAQSGPGPVAPEPPRSSRGSLSSVSTTSLVFDRLHDEMEKGPEARKSNGKHRLNADRDKEEAAELEDDPYAVESGPFLGTSGAPLQQRKPMDRSLRKILWIVGVVFVGGWFAALGVFLVSGSYKHASDSDHDPDASSRGSGKAVTLDQVVTGFWSPNSQSISWIADPDGQDGLLLEQGAPDKDYLVVEDVRTLAQDALPRDAAAAAPPNSMTLMKTAYFEYKGKPRRPGWVKPSPDLTKVLIGVDREKNWRHSFTASYYILDVASGNVEALHPDRADAKVQLATWSPRSDAVSFTLDNNLYIRRINDKKEVVQITKDGGPEYFYGIPDWVYEEEVFGARDATWWSEDGKYISFLRTNETGVKEFPIQYFVSRPSGKQPPKGEEAYPEVRKIKYPKPGSHNPVVDLQFYDVAKAEVFSASVDSDFSDDNRIVNNVLWAGDNVIVKETNRVGDHLKVILVDVRTRSAKTINDINIADIDGGWFEISHKMTYIPADPANGRQHDGYVDTIIHENFEHLAYYTPVDNPKPILLTKGDWEVESAPSAVDLKNNLVYFVATKESSIQRHVYVVKLDGSGLKPLTDTSAEGYYAASFSSGAGYALLTYHGPKIPYQKVISTPSNPVKYERVIEDNRDLADSAKKHALPVLKYGKLKVAEGVEVNYVERRPPHFNPKKKYPVLFQQYSGPNSQTVTKKFAVDFQSYAASNLGYLVVTVDPRGTGGLGRKHRVAVRSRLGALESHDHIAAARHFASLDYVDADRLALWGWSYGGFTTLKTLEQDAGRTFSYGMAVAPVTDWLFYDSVYTERYMRLPADNADGYRASSVANATALGQNKRFLVMHGSSDDNVHFQNSLTLLDALDLAGVENYDVHVFPDSDHGIFFHHANHVVFDKLSNWLVNAFNGEWLKVAHAKPKDEKKRRKRQLGGAGDGQLTVSEDTA; this is encoded by the exons ATGGCCCAATCCGGACCAGGCCCTGTTGCGCCTGAGCCGCCGCGTTCGTCCCGCGgctccctctcctccgtGTCGACCACGAGCCTCGTATTCGACCGCCTGCACGATGAGATGGAAAAGGGCCCCGAAGCGCGAAAGTCCAACGGCAAGCATCGCCTCAATGCTGACCGGGACaaggaagaggccgccgagctggaggacGACCCGTACGCCGTCGAGTCGGGCCCCTTTCTGGGCACGTCAGGCGCTCCAttgcagcagcgcaagcCGATGGACCGCAGCCTGCGCAAGATACTCTGGATCGTGGGCGTCGTCTTTGTCGGCGGCTGgttcgccgccctcggcgtcttcctcgtGTCCGGGTCCTATAAGCACGCCAGCGACTCTGACCACGACCCcgacgccagcagccgcggctCCGGCAAGGCCGTGACCTTGGATCAGGTCGTCACGGGCTTCTGGTCGCCCAATTCGCAATCCATAAGCTGGATCGCAGACCCCGACGGCCAGGACGGGCTCCTGCTGGAACAGGGGGCCCCCGACAAGGActacctcgtcgtcgaggacgtccgGACCTTGGCCCAAGATGCGCTGCCcagagacgccgccgccgccgcgccgcccaactCAATGACCTTGATGAAGACGGCGTACTTTGAGTACAAAGGCAAGCCGCGCAGGCCGGGGTGGGTGAAGCCGAGCCCAGACCTCACAAAGGTCctcatcggcgtcgaccgGGAGAAGAACTGGCGACACTCCTTCACGGCCTCGTACTACATCTTGGACGTCGCCTCCGGCAATGTGGAAGCGCTGCATCCCGACAGGGCAGACGCAAAGGTGCAGCTCGCGACCTGGAGCCCGCGAAGCGACGCCGTCTCCTTTACCCTCGACAACAATCTGTACATTCGACGCATCAACGACAAGAAGGAGGTCGTTCAAATCACCAAGGATGGTGGTCCCGAGTATTTCTATGGTATCCCTGACTGGGTGTACGAGGAAGAGGTCTttggcgcgcgcgacgctACGTGGTGGtccgaggacggcaagtATATCTCGTTCCTCCGCACCAACGAGACCGGCGTCAAGGAGTTCCCGATCCAGTACTTTGTCTCGCGCCCCAGCGGCAAGCAGCCGCCAAAGGGAGAGGAGGCGTACCCCGAGGTGCGAAAAATCAAGTACCCCAAGCCTGGTTCTCACaaccccgtcgtcgacctgcaGTTTTAcgacgtcgccaaggccgaggtcTTCTCCGCATCCGTCGACTCTGACTTTTCAGACGACAATCGCATCGTCAACAACGTGCTGTGGGCAGGCGACAACGTCATTGTCAAGGAGACGAACCGCGTCGGCGATCACCTCAAGGTgatcctcgtcgacgtccggACCCGCTCGGCCAAGACGATCAACGACATCAACATTGCGGACATTGACGGCGGTTGGTTTGAGATATCGCACAAGATGACCTACATCCCCGCCGACCCTGCCAACGGGCGGCAGCACGACGGTTACGTGGACACCATCATCCACGAGAACTTTGAGCACCTGGCGTACTATACGCCCGTGGACAACCCCAAGCCCATCCTCCTGACAAAGGGCGACTGGGAGGTCGagagcgcgccgtcggccgtcgaTCTCAAAAACAACCTCGTGTACTTTGTCGCCACCAAGGAGTCGTCGATCCAGCGGCACGTATACGTGGTCAAGCTGGACGGCTCGGGCCTGAAGCCGCTGACGGACACATCCGCCGAGGGATACTATGCGGCGTCGTTTTCGTCGGGCGCCGGCTACGCGCTCCTCACGTACCATGGACCCAAGATCCCCTATCAAAAGGTcatctcgacgccctcgaacCCCGTCAAGTACGAGCGCGTCATCGAGGACAACCGCGATTTGGCCGACAGCGCCAAGAAGCACGCGCTGCCCGTGCTCAAGtacggcaagctcaaggtggccgagggcgtcgaggtcaacTACGTGgagcgccggccgccgcacTTCAACCCCAAGAAGAAGTACCCGGTCCTCTTCCAGCAGTACTCGGGCCCCAACTCCCAGACGGTGACCAAGAAGTTCGCCGTCGACTTCCAGTCCTACGCGGCCTCCAACCTCGGCTACCTGGTCGTCACGGTCGACCCgcgcggcaccggcggcctcgggcgcaagcaccgcgtcgccgtccgctcgcggctcggcgcgctcgagtCGCACGAccacatcgccgccgcccgccactTCGCCTCCCTCGACTACGTCGACGCggaccgcctcgccctctggGGCTGGTCCTACGGCGGCTTCACCACGCTCAAGACGCTCGAGCAGGACGCCGGCCGCACCTTTTCGTAcggcatggccgtcgcccccGTCACCGACTGGCTCTTCTACGACAGCGTCTACACGGAGCGCTACATgcgcctccccgccgacaACGCCGACGGCTACCGCGCCTCCAgcgtcgccaacgccaccgccctcggccagAACAAGCGCTTCCTCGTCATGCACGGCTCCTCCGACGACAACGTCCACTTCCAAAACTCCCTCaccctgctcgacgccctcgacctcgccggcgtcgaaAACTACGACGTCCACGTCTTTCCCGACAGCGACCACGGCATCTTTTTCCACCACGCCAACCACGTCGTCTTTGACA aGCTCAGCAACTGGCTCGTCAACGCCTTCAACGGCGAGTGGCTCAAGGTCGCGCACGCGAAGCCCAAGGACGAAAAGAAGCGGCGTAagcgccagctcggcggggCTGGAGACGGCCAGTTGACCGTGTCAGAGGACACGGCATAA
- the CHC1 gene encoding Clathrin heavy chain (COG:U~EggNog:ENOG503NWB5~BUSCO:EOG092602BZ) produces the protein MAPIPIKFHELVQLANVGVDTQSIGFNSCTLESDAYVCIREKKNEAAQPEVVIVELKNGNNVTRRPIKADSAIMHWSRQVIALKAQSRTLQIFDLEQKKKLKSCTMNEDVQFWRWISESTLGLVTTSSVYQWDVYDASQEAPTKVFDRNANLNGCQIINYRANEDGKWMVVVGISSQQGRVVGAIQLYSKDRGVSQAIEGHAAAFGSLRLEGAPQDTKLFSFAVRTATGAKLHIVEVDHPESNPVFQKKAVDIYFPPEATNDFPVALQISQRYGVIFMVTKYGFIHLYDLESGSTIFMNRISSETIFTSCADSDSSGLVGINRKGQVLFVTIDDSTIIPYLLENPANTEIAIKLASRAGLPGADNLYAKQFDQLFNSGNYMEAAKIAANSPRGFLRTAETIEKFKRLPAQPGQMAFTLQYFGLLLDKGALNQQETIELAQPVLQQNRKHLLEKWLKEGKLDCSERLGDMVRPYDVDMALSIYLKANVPQKVVAGFAETGQFEKILPYAAHTGYQPDYIQLLQHIIRVSPEKGAEFATALANSEQGPLVDFERVCDIFQSQGMIQQATAFLLDALKENKPEHARLQTRLLEMNLMHAPQVAEAILGNDMFTHFDKPRIAQLCEQAGLAQKALELYEDPESIKRVIVNIPGSANFNPEWLTTFFGKLSVEQSLDCLDAMMKHNIRQNLQSVVNIATKYSELLGPVRLIDLFEKYKTAEGLFYYLGSIVNLSEDPDVHFKYIEAATRSNQLNEVERICRDSNSYNPEKVKNFLKEAKLPEQLPLIIVCDRFNFVHDLILYLYQNQQFQAIESYVQRVNPSRTPAVVGGLLDVDCDENIIKQLLGTVNAQQINIDELVSEVESRNRLKLLLPFLEATLQAGNQQQAVYNALAKIYIDSNNNPEKFLKENDQYDTLTVGKYCEKRDPNLAYIAYSKGQNDLELVNITNENAMYRAQARYLLERADAELWRFVLSENNIHRRSVVDQVTSTAVPESTDPGKVSIAVSALLDNDMPLELIELLEKIVLEPSPFSDNQNLQNLLLFTAAKADKARVMDYIHKLDGYNADEIASSCIDVGLFEEAFEIYKKADNKEAAVNVLVEHVVSIDRSQAYAEEVDIPEVWSKVAKAQLDGLRVADSIDSYIKADDPKNYPEVIEIATHAGKNEELIKYLRMARKTLREPAIDTALAFCYARLDQLAELEDFLRATNVANIEESGDKAYEEGLFEASKIFYSSISNWAKLATTLVHLGDYQAAVDCARKANNIKVWKQVHEACVEKKEFRLAQICGLNLIVDAEQLQTLVKDYERNGYFDELISLLEQGLGLERAHMGMFTELGIALAKYHPERLMEHIKLFWSRMNMPKMIRACEEANLWPELVFCYCHYDEFDNAALAVIERPENSWEHQQFKEIVVKVANLEIYYRAIKFYVEQHPSLLTDLLAALTARVDVNRVVKMFQKNDSLPLIKPFLLNVQSQNKRVVNEAVNDLLIEEEDYKTLRDSVQNYDNYDAVELAGRLEKHDLIFFRQIAANIYRKNKRWEKSIALSKQDKLFKDAIETAATSGKTDIVEDLVRYFVDIGHRECYTGMLYACNELIRPDLVLELSWRHGLTDFSMPYMINMLAQQTKEIALLKSDNEARKAKEKEQEKTDDNTPILGAGRLMITAGPGGMGGASPAPYGQTNGFAPQPTGYGY, from the exons atggcgcccatACCCATCAAGTTCCATGAGCTTGTGCAGCTCGCCaatgtcggcgtcgacacgCAATCCATTGGCTTCAACTCCTGC ACCCTCGAGTCCGACGCCTACGTTTGCATCCGAGAAAAGAAGAACGAGGCCGCTCAGCCCgaagtcgtcatcgtcgagctcAAGAATGGTAACAACGTCACCCGCCGGCCCATCAAGGCCGACAGTGCCATCATGCACTGGAGCCGGCAGGTCATTGCCCTCAAGGCCCAGTCCCGGACGTTGCAGATCTTCGACCTcgagcagaagaagaagctcaagtCTTGCACTATGAACGAGGACGTCCAGTTCTGGAGATGGATCAGCGAGTCCACCCTGGGCTTGGTCACCACCAGCAGTGTATACCAGTGGGATGTGTACGATGCCTCCCAGGAGGCTCCGACCAAGGTTTTCGACCGCAACGCCAACCTCAAT GGCTGCCAAATCATCAACTACCGCGCCAACGAGGATGGCAAGTGGATGGTGGTCGTTGGCATCTCCTCCCAGCAGGGCCGTGTTGTCGGCGCCATTCAGCTGTACTCAAAGGACCGTGGCGTTAGTCAAGCCATCGAGGGCCATGCCGCTGCTTTTGGCTCCCTGCGACTCGAGGGTGCCCCCCAGGACACGAAGCTCTTCAGCTTCGCCGTCcgcaccgccaccggcgcCAAGCTCCacatcgtcgaggtcgatCACCCAGAGTCGAATCCCGTCTTTCAGAAGAAGGCGGTCGACATCTACTTCCCCCCCGAGGCGACCAATGACTTCCCAGTGGCTCTTCAGATTTCCCAGAGATACGGCGTCATCTTCATGGTGACCAAGTATGGCTTCATCCACCTCTACGACCTGGAGTCGGGGAGCACCATCTTCATGAACCGCATCTCGAGCGAGACCATCTTCACCAGCTGCGCTGACAGTGACTCTTCCGGCCTCGTGGGTATCAACCGCAAGGGCCAGGTCCTGTTCGTGACCATTGATGACTCGACCATCATCCCGTATCTCCTCGAGAACCCCGCCAACACAGAAATCGCCATCAAGCTTGCCTCTAGAGCCGGACTTCCTGGTGCGGACAACCTCTACGCGAAGCAGTTCGACCAGTTGTTCAACTCCGGCAACTACATGGAGGCTGCCAAGATTGCGGCCAACTCTCCCCGAGGCTTCCTACGAACGGCCGAGACGATTGAGAAGTTCAAGAGGCTGCCTGCCCAACCCGGCCAAATGGCCTTCACTCTCCAATACTTTGGTCTGCTGTTGGACAAGGGCGCCTTGAATCAGCAGGAGACTATCGAGCTGGCCCAGCCGGTTCTCCAGCAGAACAGGAAGCACTTGCTTGAGAAGTGGCTCAAGGAGGGCAAGCTGGACTGCTCCGAGCGGCTCGGCGACATGGTCCGCCCTTACGATGTCGACATGGCCCTGTCAATCTACCTCAAGGCCAACGTGCCCCAAAAGGTCGTTGCGGGCTTCGCTGAGACCGGCCAGTTCGAAAAGATCCTACCGTACGCTGCTCATACTGGTTACCAACCCGACTATatccagctcctccagcacATCATTCGCGTCAGCCCCGAAAAGGGTGCTGAGTTTGCGACAGCGTTGGCCAATAGCGAGCAGGGCCCGTTGGTCGACTTCGAGCGGGTTTGCGACATCTTTCAATCCCAGGGCATGATTCAGCAGGCCACCGCCttcctgctcgacgcgctcAAGGAGAACAAGCCCGAGCATGCGCGCCTGCAGACTCGTCTCCTGGAGATGAACCTCATGCACGCTCcccaggtcgccgaggctATCCTCGGCAACGACATGTTCACCCACTTCGACAAGCCCCGGATCGCTCAGCTTTGCGAGCAGGCTGGCTTGGCCCAGAAAGCGCTAGAGTTGTACGAGGACCCGGAGTCTATCAAGCGTGTCATCGTCAACATTCCGGGAAGCGCCAACTTCAACCCGGAGTGGTTGACGACCTTCTTTGGCAAGCTCTCCGTCGAGCAATCCCTGGACTGCCTCGATGCCATGATGAAGCACAACATTCGGCAGAATCTTCAGTCGGTTGTTAATATCGCGACCAAGTACTCCGAGCTGTTGGGCCCCGTCCGTCTGATCGATCTCTTCGAGAAGtacaagacggccgagggtCTCTTCTACTACCTGGGCAGCATTGTAAACTTGTCCGAGGACCCCGATGTGCACTTCAAGTACATTGAAGCCGCCACGCGCTCCAACCAGCTGAACGAGGTCGAGCGAATTTGCCGCGACAGCAACTCTTACAACCCTGAGAAGGTCAAGAATTTCCTGAAGGAAGCGAAACTGCCGGAGCAGCTGCCTCTCATCATTGTGTGCGACAGGTTCAACTTTGTTCACGACCTGATCCTCTACCTCTACCAGAACCAGCAGTTCCAGGCCATCGAGTCGTACGTTCAGCGCGTCAACCCCTCCCGAACTCCGGCCGTCGTTGGTGGTCTTCTGGACGTCGACTGCGATGAGAACATCATTAAGCAGCTTCTTGGTACCGTCAACGCCCAGCAGATCAACATCGATGAGCTGGTCTCTGAAGTCGAGTCGCGCAACCGCCTCAAGCTTCTGCTTCCTTTCCTGGAGGCCACGCTTCAAGCTGgcaaccagcagcaggccgtcTACAACGCTCTGGCCAAGATTTATATCGACTCCAACAACAACCCTGAGAAGTTCCTCAAGGAGAACGACCAGTACGACACCTTGACTGTCGGCAAGTACTGCGAGAAGCGCGACCCCAACCTGGCGTACATCGCCTACTCCAAGGGCCAGAATGATCTTGAGTTGGTGAACATTACCAACGAGAATGCCATGTATCGTGCGCAGGCTCGCTACCTGCTTGAGCGCGCCGACGCAGAGCTTTGGCGATTTGTCCTGAGCGAGAACAACATCCACCGACGCTCGGTCGTGGATCAGGTCACATCTACTGCCGTGCCCGAGTCTACTGACCCGGGCAAGGTCTCGATCGCTGTGTCTGCGCTCCTTGACAACGACATGCCTCTTGAGCTtatcgagctgctcgagaagATTGTCCTGGAGCCTTCGCCATTCAGCGACAACCAGAACCTCCAgaacctcctcctcttcacTGCTGCCAAGGCGGACAAGGCTCGCGTGATGGACTACATCCACAAGCTGGACGGCTACAATGCTGACGAGATCGCCTCGTCCTGCATTGATGTTGGGCTATTCGAGGAGGCCTTTGAGATCTACAAGAAGGCCGACAACAAGGAGGCCGCTGTCAACGTTCTCGTTGAGCATGTTGTTAGCATCGACCGCTCGCAGGCCTACGCCGAGGAGGTTGACATCCCCGAGGTCTGGAGCAAGGTTGCCAAGGCTCAGCTGGACGGCCTGCGGGTGGCGGACTCCATCGACTCTTACATCAAGGCTGACGATCCCAAGAACTACCCCGAGGTTATTGAGATTGCTACACACGCCGGAAAGAACGAGGAGCTCATCAAGTATCTGCGCATGGCCCGCAAGACCCTGCGCGAGCCCGCCATCGATACCGCCTTGGCTTTCTGCTACGCTCGTCTGGaccagctggccgagctcgaggactTCCTGCGGGCTACCAATGTCGCCAACATCGAGGAGTCTGGCGACAAGGCCTACGAGGAGGGCCTGTTCGAGGCCTCCAAGATCTTCTACAGCAGCATCTCCAATTGGGCCAAGCTTGCCACGACACTGGTGCATCTCGGCGATTaccaggccgccgtcgactgCGCTCGCAAGGCCAACAATATCAAGGTCTGGAAGCAGGTTCACGAGGCCTGCGTTGAGAAGAAGGAGTTCCGCCTGGCCCAGATTTGCGGCCTGAACCTCATtgtcgatgccgagcagctgcagACGCTCGTCAAGGACTATGAACGTAACGGATACTTTGACGAGCTCATTAGCCTCCTGGAGCAGGGTCTTGGCCTGGAGCGTGCCCATATGGGCATGTTTACGGAGTTGGGCATTGCGCTCGCCAAGTACCATCCGGAGCGGTTGATGGAGCACATCAAGCTCTTCTGGTCCAGGATGAACATGCCAAAGATGATTCGTGCCTGCGAGGAAGCTAACCTCTGGCCCGAGCTGGTCTTTTGCTACTGCCACTATGACGAATTCGACaatgccgccctcgctgtcATCGAACGGCCCGAGAACTCTTGGGAGCACCAGCAATTCAAGGAAATTGTCGTCAAGGTTGCCAACTTGGAGATCTATTATCGGGCGATCAAGTTCTACGTGGAGCAGCACCCTTCGCTGCTCACGGATCTGCTTGCGGCGCTGACTGCTCGCGTTGATGTCAACCGCGTCGTCAAGATGTTCCAGAAGAATGACAGCCTGCCGCTGATCAAGCCGTTCCTTCTGAATGTGCAGTCACAAAACAAGCGCGTCGTCAACGAGGCCGTCAACGACCTTCTcatcgaggaagaggacTACAAGACGCTCCGGGACTCTGTTCAAAACTACGACAACTACGACGCTgtcgagctggctggccgttTGGAGAAGCATGACCTGATCTTCTTCCGCCAGATTGCCGCCAACATTTATCGCAAAAACAAGCGTTGGGAGAAGTCGATTGCGCTGTCGAAGCAAGACAAGCTGTTCAAGGACGCAATTGAGACCGCCGCAACGTCGGGTAAGACTGACATTGTCGAGGATCTCGTCCGATAT TTCGTCGACATTGGACACCGCGAGTGCTACACTGGCATGCTGTACGCCTGCAACGAGCTCATTCGCCCGGATCTCGTCCTAGAGCTGTCGTGGCGCCACGGACTCACAGACTTTAGCATGCCTTACATGATCAACATGCTTGCCCAGCAGACCAAGGAGATCGCACTCCTCAAGTCGGATAACGAGGCtcgcaaggccaaggagaaggagcagGAGAAGACGGATGACAACACTCCgatcctcggcgccgggcggtTGATGATCACGGCTGGgcccggcggcatgggcggcgcctcgcctgcgCCGTACGGCCAGACCAACGGTTTTGCGCCGCAACCCACCGGCTACGGATACTAG